ACAAAACTGCCAACTTCACAGCATCCTCATCAGAATCACCccacctcttggtggtaaaacatTCCCTAACAGATTCCTTAGTGATAGAGGACGAAGTTAGCCAATATCTTTCACaaagactattaacctcttgctTAAAATCTAAGACACTACAGTCACCTTCACAGTCTAACCCAGTAATCAATGCAAATTCCTCAATGCTAAACCTAAGCCTAACACCGCGTATCATAACCCACAACTCAGCATCATTAGGTTGCTGAACCTCTCGGAGCAACAACCCATGAAACACTTGGGGTTGAACTTTAAAATCGGGAAGGTCAAGGAAATGACCAAAACaggtttttgaaaagatttcaaGCTGTACATCTGAAAGACAAGATTTAATGTTCTCTATCACACGGAAAGTAGCAGTGGAAAAGGCTTTAGCAATGAACAGATTCTTCTGGTCATATATATAATCCCATTCCTGTAGcaatataaacaaaataaatcaggacaaaaacaaaaaaaactaaaaaaaaaatagaaaacaaataataaaaataatattttttttttaaaaaaaagacacCTTAGCAGGATTTTTCTTTGGTAGGTCAAATCCTTCAACCTTCACTGAGGTCCTAGCATGGACCtgcaacaaaaaagaaaaacaaaagcaaCAAATCTTAGATACAATAACAATGAATATATGAAAAATGTAGTAACCAAATTACAGCCaataaaaaacctaaaaacaacgTTTTCCTAAACCCTTACAGTATGATAAATGTAAGAGATAAACAACTttcaaaaaaacataaacaactaaaataaaacaacacTGTACAAACTCGTTGTTATGAAATTTCGAAAATGGTAGTCGAAAATAGTAGTGTGACAAACAACCGAGAAAAAACTGACAATAAACATATACAAAACTAAAGAATAAACTGAAAGATCTGGTTGCAATTGAAATTAGTAAAATGCTTTTCAATACCAATAGTGTGTAAAACAACCGAAAACAAATTCACAAAAAACATATAACCAACCAATGGGGAAAAGCAACTCAAAACTGTGACAAAATACGAATTGAACTGGGTTTTTTTTCAACAACCAAACAACAActgaataaaaacaacaaaacaacatcaACCACAATACATGACAGAAATACATAAAGAAcacaaaaaaaacataaaaacatccTAATAAACACCTAAACCAGTGACCTAAAAAGCTCATGTAAAAATTAACACAATAAAATGAAACCAAGCAAATTTAAATTACCTTTGATTCAACTTTGGGCTTTTGGTCCTCACCATGCACTTCATCCTCAAAATCGGAATCTGAGGAAACCTAGAACAAAAAATGGGGAAAACTTTAAATCATCAAATGTAACACCAGAAATAAAACAACcagaaaaaaactaaagaaaaatttaaaaacaacaaagagaAACTTACATCGCGTGCAGACTTGGAAATTTTTGCTCTCTTAGTCTTAGGAGCATCTACTTTAACAGGAAGGGCTCTTTTCTTAGAGGCCGATGTCTCTGGAACATCAGCCACTAaatttttagcaattttttttaaccccATTTTAGGTTCGACTTTGGAAGTAACAGCTGGAGCCTTCTTCGATTTTTTAGAAACTTTCTTCGCCGGAGATGGTGATTTCGAACCACTTCTAGTGGTTGCCATTTATATAGAGAAAAAATAGAGGAGGAAGACAATGTAGGTTGAGGAAAACGTGGGTGAGggcttggagaaggtgatcgtgGGAAGAAAAAATTGGTTAGGGCTTGATAATGGTGATCGTGGGAAGCTCTGTTTGAAGAGTGGCTGAATAAGGTagatgaaaaattcaaaaaaaaaaaaaaagaaaggattTATGAGGTGGCGTGCGTGTACGTGTGTAAGGAAGAAGGGAaaaggtaaaattgtaattattaaactttttgaaaagtaaaattgaaaaatgtaaaagttaaaaatgtttaaaaaaccGTGTAaggataaaaatgtaaaaaaggtGTCAATTTTGACATGAGGTGTAAAAATCTCTATTTTATAAcgattagtttattttttgtctttgaataaaaatactaaatataataaataattttttaatataataatacataaaaaaataggCAATTTGTTGG
This region of Cannabis sativa cultivar Pink pepper isolate KNU-18-1 chromosome 7, ASM2916894v1, whole genome shotgun sequence genomic DNA includes:
- the LOC133039839 gene encoding uncharacterized protein LOC133039839 translates to MATTRSGSKSPSPAKKVSKKSKKAPAVTSKVEPKMGLKKIAKNLVADVPETSASKKRALPVKVDAPKTKRAKISKSARDVSSDSDFEDEVHGEDQKPKVESKVI